Proteins from a single region of Hydra vulgaris chromosome 12, alternate assembly HydraT2T_AEP:
- the LOC136088779 gene encoding uncharacterized protein LOC136088779, translating into MANKKKHSGFFYRKRKSDTEREDKKQAQALSKFFSILEKQDVNDNQHQFQEQKMLEENPQSQVLKDIPVEAVESFSLRERLYYQPSTSTSSSPSSLKNSGAEENAVTSSLSWDSLEDCGMWPARITDDIRQLLVVKGPVQVKYINFLLTVVQADGLQLSITKLSCQMEKTLTGIG; encoded by the exons ATGGCGAACAAAAAGAAACATTCGGGTTTCTTTTATAGAAAACGCAAATCAGATACGGAGAGAGAAGACAAAAAACAAGCACAGGCATTGAGTAAATTTTTCTCTATATTAGAAAAACAAGATGTAAACGATAATCAGCATCAATTTCAG GAGCAGAAGATGTTAGAAGAAAATCCACAGTCTCAAGTTTTAAAAGACATTCCTGTAGAAGCAGTTGAATCTTTTTCTCTAAGAGAACGCTTATATTACCAACCAAGTACGAGTACGTCAAGTTCACCATCTTCATTGAAG AACTCTGGTGCCGAGGAAAATGCGGTCACTTCGTCACTATCATGGGACTCGCTTGAAGACTGCGGAATGTGGCCAGCCAGAATCACAGATGACATTCGTCAATTGCTAGTTGTAAAAGGACCAGTGCAGGTTAAGTATATTAACTTTCTATTGACAGTAGTTCAGGCAGACGGTTTACAGTTGTCAATTACAAAACTAAGTTGCCAAATGGAGAAGACATTGACAGGGATTGGCTAG